CGCTGGGAACGCGAGATCGCGAAAGCGATCGAGCTCGATGCGCCGTACCGGTGAGATGAGAGCATGATCCTTCCCGCGCTTTTCTTCTATCTCTTCGCCGGCGTCTGCGTCGCCTCGGCGGTGATGGTGATTGTCTCGCGCAATCCCGTGCACTCCGTGCTGTATCTGATCCTGGCCTTCGTCAACGCCTCCGGCCTGTTCGTGCTGATGGGCGCCGAATTCCTGGCGATGATCCTGATCGTCGTCTATGTCGGCGCCGTCGCGGTGCTGTTCCTGTTCGTGATCATGATGCTCGACGTCGATTTCCTAGAGCTGCGCGAGGGCTTCATCGAATATCTGCCGGTCGGTCTCGTGATCGGCGGCATCTTCATGTTCGAGCTGCTGCTCACCGTCGGCTTCTGGGTCATCAACCCCGGCGTCGGCAAGACCATCACGGCGCCGATCCCGACCAACGTCTCGAACACCGAGGCGCTCGGCCTGGTGCTCTATACGAAGTATGTCCACTACTTCCAGCTCTCGGGCATGGTGCTGCTGGTCGCCATGATCGGCGCCATCGTGCTGACGCTGCGCCACAAGGCGAACGTGAAGCGGCAGGACATCAACGTTCAGAACGCGCGCACGCCGGAGATGGCGATGGCGATGCGCAAAGTCGCGCCGGGGCAGGGGCTCCAGGACAGCGATGCGGCGGAGTGGGTGAAATGACGATCGGGCTTGGACATTACCTGGCGGTCGGCGCAATCCTGTTCACGCTCGGCATCCTCGGCATCTTCCTGAACCGCAAGAACATCATCGTCATCCTGATGTCGATCGAGCTGATCCTGCTCTCGGTCAACGTCAACCTGGTGGCATTCTCGACCTTCCTCGGCGACATCGTCGGCCAGGTCTTCGCGCTGCTGGTCCTGACCGTTGCAGCCGCCGAAGCCGCGATCGGTCTCGCCATCCTGGTGGTCTATTTCCGCAACCGCGGCTCGATCGCGGTTGAGGACGTCAATCTGATGAAGGGCTGAGCTCAGTCATGGTCCAGGCAATTGTCTTTCTGCCTCTGCTGGGCGCCATTCTTGCTGGCCTGATCGCCCTGTTTGGCGCGCATGCCCGCAACCCCTCTGGCGACAAGGTCGAGCATCACGGCGATCACGGCCATGGCGCGCACGCCCATGCGTCCGACACGATCAACGAGGATGCCTCGGTCATCCACGAGAGCCACCACGAGCCCGGCGACGGGCACGATGGCCACGGCCTGGTCGAGCCGGCAGCCGCCGGCTCGCGGGGCGCCGAGCTGATCACGACGGCGTTCCTGTTCGTCGCGGCGGCGCTGTCCTGGATGACGCTGGTCGATGTCGGCTTCAATGGCCATGACGCCCGGATCCAGCTCTTGCCCTGGATATTCTCCGGCGAGCTCGAGGTCTGGTGGACGCTGCGCGTCGACACGCTCACCGCCGTGATGCTGGTGGTGGTGACGACCGTGTCCTCGCTCGTACACCTCTATTCCATCGGCTACATGGATCAGGATCCGTACCGGCCGCGCTTCTTCGGCTATCTCAGCCTGTTCACCTTCGCCATGCTGATGCTGGTGACTGCCGACAACCTCGTGCAAATGTTCTTCGGCTGGGAAGGCGTGGGTCTGGCGAGCTATCTGCTGATCGGATTCTGGTACCAGAAGCCGTCGGCGAACGCGGCGGCCATCAAGGCCTTCGTGGTCAATCGCGTCGGCGATTTCGGCTTCGCGCTCGGCATCTTCGCCATCTTCTACCTGACCAGCTCGACCGATTTCGAGACGATCTTCCATGCGGCTCCCGGCCTGACCGGCAAGAGCATCGACTTCCTCGGCTGGCACGCCGATGCGCTGACGCTGACCTGCCTGCTGCTGTTCATGGGCGCGATGGGTAAATCGGCGCAGTTCCTGCTGCACACCTGGTTGCCGGACGCGATGGAAGGCCCGACGCCAGTGTCGGCGCTGATCCACGCCGCGACCATGGTGACCGCAGGCGTGTTCATGGTGGCGCGCCTGTCGCCGCTGTTCGAACTCGCGCCGAATGCGCAGGCCGTCGTGATGTTCTTCGGTGCGACCACGGCGTTCTTCGCCGCGACCATCGGTCTCGTCCAGAACGACATCAAGCGCATCGTTGCCTATTCGACCTGTTCGCAGCTCGGCTACATGTTCGTGGCGATGGGAGCAGGGGCCTATTCGGTCGGCATGTTCCACCTGTTCACGCACGCCTTCTTCAAGGCGCTGCTGTTCTTGGGCTCCGGCTCGGTGATCTACGCGATGCACCACGAGCAGGACATCCGCAACATGGGCGGACTCTGGAAGAAGATCCCGTACACGTTCGCGGTCATGACCGTCGGCACGCTGGCGCTGACCGGCTTCCCGCTGTTCGCCGGGTACTTCTCCAAGGATGCGATCATCGAGGCGGCCTATGCCTCGCATAATCCACTCTCGACCTACGCCTATCTGCTGACGGTCGTGGCCGCCGGTCTGACCTCGTTCTATTCCTGGCGTCTGGTGTTCAAGACCTTCTTCGGCGAGCCGCACGACCAGGAGCACTACGAGGCAGCGCACGAGAGCCCGATCTGGATGCTGATCCCGATCGGCGTGCTGGCGGTTGGCTCGGTCCTTGCCGGCTTCCCGTTCAAGGAGCTGTTCACCGGACCTCACGGCGTGGAAGAGTTCTTCCGCGAGTCCGTGAAGATGAACCCGCATATCCTCGAGGATATGGAGCACATGCCGCATCTGTTGGGCTGGCTGCCCTTCGTGATGATGGTGGGCGGTTTCCTGGTTTCCTACACATTCTACATTCGCAAGCCGTACCTGCCGGTCGAGCTCGCGAACACGCAGCCGATGCTCTACAAGTTCCTGCTCAACAAATGGTACTTCGACGAGCTGTACGACATCATCTTCGTCCGTCCGGCGAAGTGGATCGGCTACCAGCTCTGGAAGAAGGGCGACGGCTTCATCATCGACGGCTTGGGTCCCGATGGCATCTCGGCCCGCGTGCTGGACGTCACCCGCAACGTCGTGAAGATCCAGACCGGCTATCTCTACCACTACGCCTTCGCCATGCTGATCGGTGCCGCCGGCCTGATCACCTGGTTCATGTTCGGCTTTGGAGGCCAGTAAATGACAACCTGGCCCATCCTTTCGGTCACGACGTTCCTGCCGCTGGTTGGCGCGCTGATCGTCTATCTCAGCCGCGGCGATGACGAGGCGGCCAAGCGCAATTCGCGCTGGATCGCGCTGTGGACCACGCTGATCACCTTCGCGGTGTCGGTGCTCCTGGTCATGCGCTTCGATCCGTCGAATGCCGACTTCCAGTTCGTCGAGAAGGCGAACTGGCTCGCCACCGGCATCACCTACCACATGGGCGTCGACGGCATCTCTCTGCCGCTGGTGATCCTCACCACCGCGATCATGCCGTTCTGCATCATCGCGAGCTGGAAGGCGATCACCAACCGCGTTCGCGAATACATGATGGCGTTCCTGATCCTGGAAACGCTGATGATCGGCACCTTCTCGGCGCTCGATCTCGTGCTGTTCTACCTGTTCTTCGAGGGCGGCCTGATCCCGATGTTCCTGATCATCGGCGTCTGGGGCGGTCCGCGCCGGGTCTACGCGTCGTTCAAGTTCTTCCTCTACACGCTGCTCGGCTCGGTGCTGATGCTGCTGGCCATCATGGCGCTGTACTGGAACGGCGGCACCACCGACATCCCGACCCTGATGCATACCGCCGTGCCGCGGTCGCTGCAGACCTGGGCGTGGCTGGCCTTCTTCGCCTCGTTCGCGGTTAAGATGCCGATGTGGCCGGTGCACACCTGGCTCCCCGATGCCCACGTCGAGGCGCCGACCGCGGGTTCCGTGGTGCTCGCCGCGATCCTGCTGAAGATGGGCGGCTACGGCTTCCTGCGCTTCTCGCTGCCGATGTTCCCGCTGGCGTCGCACGACTTCGCGCCGCTGATCTTCACCATGTCTGCGATTGCCATCATCTACACCTCGCTGGTGGCGCTGATGCAGGAGGACATGAAGAAGCTGATCGCGTACTCCTCGGTCGCGCATATGGGCTTCGTCACCATGGGCATCTTCGCCGGCACCATGCAGGGCGTCGCCGGCGGCGTGTTCCAGATGATCTCGCACGGCATCGTCTCCGGCGCGCTGTTCCTCTGCGTCGGCATCGTCTACGACCGCCTGCACACCCGCGAGATCGCGGCTTATGGCGGCCTCGTCAACCGGATGCCGCTCTACGCGCTGACCTTCATGGTCTTCACAATGGCCAATGTCGGTCTGCCCGGCACCTCCGGCTTCGTCGGCGAGTTCATGACGCTGCTCGGCACCTTCAAGGTCTCGATCCCGACCGCGTTCTTCGCCACATCAGGCGTGATCCTGTCGGCCGGCTACGCGCTGTGGCTCTACCGCAAGGTCGTGTTCGGGGCGCTGGTCAAGCCGTCGCTGGCGAGCATGAAGGATCTCACTTTGCGCGAGTGCGTGACGCTGTTCCCACTGATCGCGCTGACGATCCTGTTCGGCGTCTATCCGAAGCCGGTGCTCGACATGTCGGCCGCCTCGGTCCAGCAACTCGTCAACAATTACAACACCGCTGTGACGGCCGTGAAGGCCGCCGCACTGCTCCATTGATCGGGCAGGTCAGGACATCGCCATGAGCTTTACGACTGCAGGTTATCAACTGGCGCCGGTGCTGCCCGAGCTCGTGCTCGCGATCGGCGCCATGGCGCTTCTGATGCTCGGCGCCTATCGCGGGCAGGGGACCACCAGCACGGTCACTACGCTGGCGGTCGTGCTCCTCATCGCAGTAGGCCTGCTCGAATACATGCTGCCGGCAGGCAAGCAGGTGACCTTCGGCGGCAGCTTCATCGTCGACGATTTCGCCCGCTTCATGAAGATCCTGGCCCTCATCGGCTCGGCGGTGACGCTGATCTTGTCGACCGAGTTCCTGGCCGACCCGTCGCGCCGCATCTTCGAATACGCGATCCTGGTGCTGCTCTCGACGCTCGGCATGATGGTGCTGATCTCGGCCGGCGATCTGATCTCGCTCTATCTTGGCCTCGAATTGATGTCGCTCGCGCTCTACGTCGTGGCGACCTCGAACCGCGACAACGCCAAGTCGACCGAGGCCGGCCTGAAGTATTTTGTCCTGGGCGCACTGTCCTCGGGCATGCTGCTGTACGGCGCCTCGCTGATCTACGGCTTCACCGGCACGGTCAGTTTCGCCGGTATCGCGACTACGGCGACGATCTCGAATATCGGGCTGCTCTTCGGCCTGGTCTTCCTGCTCGCCGGCCTCTGCTTCAAGGTCTCGGCCGTGCCGTTCCACATGTGGACGCCTGATGTCTATGAGGGCGCGCCGACGCCGGTCACCGCCTTCTTCGCTTCCGCGCCGAAGGTCGCAGCTCTTGCGGTCTTCACCCGCGTCACGCTGACCGCGTTCCCCGGCATCGTCTCGCAGTGGCAGCAGATCCTGGTGTTCGTGGCGATCGCCTCGATGGTGCTCGGCTCCTTTGCCGCGATCGGCCAGAGCAACATCAAGCGCCTGATGGCGTACTCCTCGATCGGCCATATGGGCTTTGCGCTGGTCGGGCTCGCGGCCGGCACCGTCGAGGGCGCGCAGGGCGTGCTGATGTACATCGTGATCTATGTCGCGATGACGCTCGGCTCGTTCTCGATCATCCTCGCCATGAAGCGTAACGGCCAGGCCGTGGAGCAGATCAGCGATTTCGCCGGTCTGTCGCGCACCAATCCGCTGCTCGCCTTCATGTTCGCGATGCTGCTGTTCTCGCTCGCCGGCATCCCGCCGCTCGCCGGCTTCTTCGCCAAATGGTACGTCTTCGTCGCCGCCATCAAGGCGAATTTGTTCACGCTCGCCGTGATCGGCGTGCTCTCCAGCGTTGTGGGCGCCTACTACTATCTCACCATCGTCAAGACGATGTATTTCGACGAGCCGGCCGGCCAGGTCGATCCGGTGCGCGTCGAGGTCAAGACGGTGCTGGCGGTCGCGGGCCTGTTCAACATCCTGTTTGCGCTGTTCGCGGGTCCGGTGGTGAGCGTCGCCTCCGCCGCCGCCAAGTCGCTGTTCTAGGATGGGGTTCGCGCTCGGTCCTCGTGCAATCGCGGCGGGCTACAAGCTCGCAGCTTCGGAGCGGACCGGCTCGACCAATACCGACGCGATCGAAAGTGCACGCGCCGGCGAGCGAGGTCCGATCTGGTTCGTGACAGCGGAGCAGACGGCGGGCCGCGGCCGCCGCCAGCGCGCCTGGGTCTCGCCCCGGGGCAATCTCGCGGCCAGCGTCCTCGAGGTCGTGGACGTCGCACCTGCGGTGGCCACCACGATCGGTTTTGCCGCGGGGCTGGCGGAGGAATCAGCCCTCGAGAAGGTCAGTATCGAGGCCGCGATGCGACTCGGCCCTGACCGGCCCCGATACGCGCTGAAATGGCCGAATGACGTCCTCGCCAACGGCAAGAAGCTGGTCGGCATTGGCCTGGAGGCCGAAGCCGTCGGCGATCGCCTGGCCATCGTGGTTGGCATCGGCACCAATATCGTGGCGGCGCCTGAGGGCACGCCGACGCCGGCGGTGTCGCTGGCAGCGCTCGGCGTCCAGATCAGCGCGGAAGAGCTGTTCTCGGCCCTGACGGACGCCTGGGTCGAATTCCGCGGCATCTGGGACAATGGCCGTGGCTTTGCCGAAATCCGAAAACTCTGGCTGGAGCGCGCCGCGCGCCTTGGCGAGCCGATTGCGATCCACACGGGAACCATGGTGCTGGAAGGCATTTTTGACACGATCGACGACACCGGCTGCCTGATCGTCCGCACCGCGGAGGGCCGTCGCGTGCCGATCGCCGCGGGTGAGGTGTTCTTCGGCCCGGCTCGTTCGGTGGGAGCTGCGTGATGGCGAGACCGGACGAACTGGTATTTGCGCCGCTCGGCGGCGTCGGCGAGATCGGCATGAACCTGTCGATCTACGGCCTCGGTAACCGCCAGCAGCGGTCCTGGCTCGCGGTCGATCTTGGCGTCTCCTTCGGCGATGAGGAGCATCTGCCCGGCATCGACCTGATCATGCCTGATATCAGCTTCCTGGAGAAGGAGCGCAAGAACCTGATGGGGCTGGTGCTGACCCACGCCCATGAGGACCACTTCGGCGCCATCATCGACCTCTGGCCCAGGCTGAAATGCCCGATCTATGCGACGCAGTTCAGCGCGGCGCTGTTCGAGGCCAAATGTGCTGCCGAGCGCAATGCGCCGAAGATCCCGGTCACCATCGTGCCGTCCGGCGGCCGCATCGATGTCGGCCCGTTCAACGTCGAGTTCATCCCGGTCGCGCATTCGATTCCGGAAGCGCATGCGCTCGCGATCCACACCGAGGCCGGCACGGTGCTGCACACCGGCGACTGGAAGATCGATCCGACCCCGACGCTCGGCCGCCCCACCGACGAGAAGCGGCTGCGCGAGCTCGGCGAGCAGGGCGTGCTCGCCCTGATCGGCGATTCCACCAATGCGGTGCGCGACGGCCGCTCGCCTTCCGAGGCCGAGGTCGCGCGGACCATCATAGACCTGGTGAAGGCCGCCAAGGGCCGCGTCGCAGTCACGACC
This portion of the Bradyrhizobium diazoefficiens genome encodes:
- a CDS encoding NADH-quinone oxidoreductase subunit J, which codes for MILPALFFYLFAGVCVASAVMVIVSRNPVHSVLYLILAFVNASGLFVLMGAEFLAMILIVVYVGAVAVLFLFVIMMLDVDFLELREGFIEYLPVGLVIGGIFMFELLLTVGFWVINPGVGKTITAPIPTNVSNTEALGLVLYTKYVHYFQLSGMVLLVAMIGAIVLTLRHKANVKRQDINVQNARTPEMAMAMRKVAPGQGLQDSDAAEWVK
- the nuoK gene encoding NADH-quinone oxidoreductase subunit NuoK; translated protein: MTIGLGHYLAVGAILFTLGILGIFLNRKNIIVILMSIELILLSVNVNLVAFSTFLGDIVGQVFALLVLTVAAAEAAIGLAILVVYFRNRGSIAVEDVNLMKG
- the nuoL gene encoding NADH-quinone oxidoreductase subunit L codes for the protein MVQAIVFLPLLGAILAGLIALFGAHARNPSGDKVEHHGDHGHGAHAHASDTINEDASVIHESHHEPGDGHDGHGLVEPAAAGSRGAELITTAFLFVAAALSWMTLVDVGFNGHDARIQLLPWIFSGELEVWWTLRVDTLTAVMLVVVTTVSSLVHLYSIGYMDQDPYRPRFFGYLSLFTFAMLMLVTADNLVQMFFGWEGVGLASYLLIGFWYQKPSANAAAIKAFVVNRVGDFGFALGIFAIFYLTSSTDFETIFHAAPGLTGKSIDFLGWHADALTLTCLLLFMGAMGKSAQFLLHTWLPDAMEGPTPVSALIHAATMVTAGVFMVARLSPLFELAPNAQAVVMFFGATTAFFAATIGLVQNDIKRIVAYSTCSQLGYMFVAMGAGAYSVGMFHLFTHAFFKALLFLGSGSVIYAMHHEQDIRNMGGLWKKIPYTFAVMTVGTLALTGFPLFAGYFSKDAIIEAAYASHNPLSTYAYLLTVVAAGLTSFYSWRLVFKTFFGEPHDQEHYEAAHESPIWMLIPIGVLAVGSVLAGFPFKELFTGPHGVEEFFRESVKMNPHILEDMEHMPHLLGWLPFVMMVGGFLVSYTFYIRKPYLPVELANTQPMLYKFLLNKWYFDELYDIIFVRPAKWIGYQLWKKGDGFIIDGLGPDGISARVLDVTRNVVKIQTGYLYHYAFAMLIGAAGLITWFMFGFGGQ
- a CDS encoding NADH-quinone oxidoreductase subunit M — its product is MTTWPILSVTTFLPLVGALIVYLSRGDDEAAKRNSRWIALWTTLITFAVSVLLVMRFDPSNADFQFVEKANWLATGITYHMGVDGISLPLVILTTAIMPFCIIASWKAITNRVREYMMAFLILETLMIGTFSALDLVLFYLFFEGGLIPMFLIIGVWGGPRRVYASFKFFLYTLLGSVLMLLAIMALYWNGGTTDIPTLMHTAVPRSLQTWAWLAFFASFAVKMPMWPVHTWLPDAHVEAPTAGSVVLAAILLKMGGYGFLRFSLPMFPLASHDFAPLIFTMSAIAIIYTSLVALMQEDMKKLIAYSSVAHMGFVTMGIFAGTMQGVAGGVFQMISHGIVSGALFLCVGIVYDRLHTREIAAYGGLVNRMPLYALTFMVFTMANVGLPGTSGFVGEFMTLLGTFKVSIPTAFFATSGVILSAGYALWLYRKVVFGALVKPSLASMKDLTLRECVTLFPLIALTILFGVYPKPVLDMSAASVQQLVNNYNTAVTAVKAAALLH
- the nuoN gene encoding NADH-quinone oxidoreductase subunit NuoN, whose amino-acid sequence is MSFTTAGYQLAPVLPELVLAIGAMALLMLGAYRGQGTTSTVTTLAVVLLIAVGLLEYMLPAGKQVTFGGSFIVDDFARFMKILALIGSAVTLILSTEFLADPSRRIFEYAILVLLSTLGMMVLISAGDLISLYLGLELMSLALYVVATSNRDNAKSTEAGLKYFVLGALSSGMLLYGASLIYGFTGTVSFAGIATTATISNIGLLFGLVFLLAGLCFKVSAVPFHMWTPDVYEGAPTPVTAFFASAPKVAALAVFTRVTLTAFPGIVSQWQQILVFVAIASMVLGSFAAIGQSNIKRLMAYSSIGHMGFALVGLAAGTVEGAQGVLMYIVIYVAMTLGSFSIILAMKRNGQAVEQISDFAGLSRTNPLLAFMFAMLLFSLAGIPPLAGFFAKWYVFVAAIKANLFTLAVIGVLSSVVGAYYYLTIVKTMYFDEPAGQVDPVRVEVKTVLAVAGLFNILFALFAGPVVSVASAAAKSLF
- a CDS encoding biotin--[acetyl-CoA-carboxylase] ligase is translated as MGFALGPRAIAAGYKLAASERTGSTNTDAIESARAGERGPIWFVTAEQTAGRGRRQRAWVSPRGNLAASVLEVVDVAPAVATTIGFAAGLAEESALEKVSIEAAMRLGPDRPRYALKWPNDVLANGKKLVGIGLEAEAVGDRLAIVVGIGTNIVAAPEGTPTPAVSLAALGVQISAEELFSALTDAWVEFRGIWDNGRGFAEIRKLWLERAARLGEPIAIHTGTMVLEGIFDTIDDTGCLIVRTAEGRRVPIAAGEVFFGPARSVGAA